gtcaacattttttctgcACACATTTAAAATTTCTCAGATGCTGGTtaacaaatttcaaataattgtttgtcatttagaaaaaaaattagttaacatttttatatacatgattaaAAATCAAAATTTTTAATACATGATCAACAATTTGTCTATACACGTTCAACATTTgccaaatgcttgattaacactTTTCAGATACTTTCAAcatatttttcaaatgcttgattaacatttatACCTGATCAAAAAAtttcatcattttttaatacatCATCAACAATTTTTCTATACACGTTCAAAAAATTTTAAATATGTTTTTGTAAATGtttttaatatatatatatatataatattttaAGTATGTAGAAAAAATACAGCAGAAAACGAAAACGGAAAATATATAAGAATATGAAAAAGAGTCTGTGTCCTCCCGCGCTCGTGGGCCGGCCCATCTCCTCGTCCCTTCAGCGAGTCAGAAGCCAGACTCGCTGAAGGCGAGATATAGGGGCACCCCGCAGAACCACACCCACCAACAAAAAAATTCTCAACAACACAGGCAGCCAGCCACCCATGCTGCGCAGGGCGGTCGCCGCGGaagcgcggcggcggcagcgcatCTCCGTTGCCCCGGAAAGATTCGCGCACGATCACGCGCAGCCGCAGGCCCAGTCGGCCGGCCCCAAGCGGCGCGGCCTTGAGCCGTGGTGGCTCCCGCTCTACAGGAGGATCTCGAAGGTGTCCGACGGCAAACCGCCGGGGATAGTGGCGGCGGAGATGGACGAATGGCTCCAGCAGAGGTCCCGGCTCTCGGAGCAACAGATCCTCGCGTACGTCCGCGAACTAACCAGGTTCGAGAAGAACGAGGGCGCGCTCGAGGtgccaccccaccccaccccaccccactcATCTCTTCCTTTTCTTGTTCGACGCTTCAAGTTTGGTTCTTGTGCTAGTACATTAGCGGGCTTCAAGTTTGGTTCGGATAAGCGAGGAAAGGGGGATTATTTTAATTTAAGGTCGCTACTGGAAATGGGCAGTGTAAACATAGTTACATAGAGGCTAATTGGTTATGATAAAGAGATGGTATGGGAGCACGCTTTTTCCTCCCCAAAATGATTCTTGTGCTAGTACTATTTACAATCAGTTAGGTACTCAATTATGGTTGATAACCATGAACGACGTTGCTAAAGGAAAAGAAAATTTGATAAAAAAGATGCATTTGCCATGAGCTAGTTAACAGGTTTTATTGTTTTTAACAGACTGCtggaaagattttgatggataaTTTGTCTCAAACAAACATGTATTTTTCATGTTCAGTACAAATAACCGCAGATCAAACGTATACAGTCTGAAGAGGTTTGACAAATAATGTCTACCACAAAAACTATTGATGGTTAAGAATGGTCTTAGACAGAGTTAATTCCCAATTTCGTGGAATTCATCTGTCATTGGTTGCTTCCCCATAACACACTCTACTGCTTAGCGGGGATCTCGATTCTCACACATGAATAGGCAAAAAAACCTGGAGAAGAAATGTTCTAGAGGGAAGAAAAGTACTCCCACCGCtcctaaatataagaccttttaggGATTCCACTATAgactatatacggagcaaaatgagtgaatctacattaTAAAGTATGTCCATATGCATCCGTATGTAGTTCTCTAAAgggtcttatatttaggaacggagggagtaagacTTAATAACATTACAAAAAGAAGGTTTTATGTTCTAATAGCAGAAGGTTCAGATGGTGATGGCATTCGTCTGTCCTAATGTTCTTTTTATGTTCACTATAATATTATGGTACCGAGCGTTCATGTGCTGTTCTGGTGCAATCTCTTTCTGAGCAAAGTATCTTTTTATTTTCACTGTATAATTTTCGCTCATGCTGTTTTGTACCCAGTTGCTGGACTGGATGGAAGCTCGTGGAGCAAACTTGAGTCCTGGCCATCAGGCAGTGCGGCTTAAACTCGTTTCAAAAGTACATGGGATACAGGCAGCTGAAGAATATTTCTGGAGCCTGCCAGATATATCTAAGTCAGTGAAAACTTATTCCTGTTTGCTTAACTGCTATGGTAACCACGGGTTAGCATACAAAGGTCTGGAGCTCTATGAGAAGATGAAAGCCAAAAATATTGTTCCAGATAAACTGGTGTACAACTACTTGATGAAATTGTACCAAAAGGCAGGCCAGCCAGAGAAAGTTCTCTCCACATTTGAAGAAATGCGAGAAAGTGGTATAAGTGCTGATAAGTTTGCGTACTTCACCTTGATAGAAAGCTATATCACAATGAATGACCTGGACGCCGCGGAGAAGGTCCTGGAAGAATTGCAGAAGGTGGCTCCAGTTCACTGGTCCTTGTACACTCTGATGGCAAACTATTATATTAAACTAGAGCTGTTTGGCAAGGCAGAAGTTGCCCTAAAGAAAGTTGAGCAAGTTATGGACAAGGCTGAGTTGCAGTCCTGGACTGCCCTCCTCTCCTTACATGCCCGTTGTGGCAATTCAACCGAGGTGAAGAGGATCTGGGAGTCGTTGAAGTCCACATTCAAGAAATGCTTGAACAGAAGCTATCTTGTGATGCTTCAAGCTCTGCGTATGATTGATGACTTTGAGTCTTTGCAGCAAATCTTCCAGGAGTGGCAATCAAGCCATGAATGTTATGACGTGAGGATAATAAATATTATGATTAGAGCTTACCTTGATAAGGGTATGATAGACGAAGCTGAGGCTATCCGTCAGAGCACAATGGCTCAGGGCCGTTGCGATGGGGGCACAGTTTGCATATTTGCAGAGTTCTATTTGGATAAATTTGATGTTAATGCGGCAGTGGATATCTTGGGAGATGCAAAGAACATGGTGACGGCGCACAAATGGGTGCCATCGAAAGAGCTTGTGAGCAAATTTCTGAAGCACTATGAAGAGTTAAAGGATGTTGCTGGTGTGGAGTCTTTCCTCGAGTGCCTGAATAGTCTTGAATGCCTTGATGCGGAAACTTATGATGCCGTAATGCAGACCTATGTACTTGCAGGTAGAACCTGAGACGACGAAATTTCTGAA
The sequence above is a segment of the Aegilops tauschii subsp. strangulata cultivar AL8/78 chromosome 6, Aet v6.0, whole genome shotgun sequence genome. Coding sequences within it:
- the LOC109765542 gene encoding large ribosomal subunit protein mL101 (rPPR4)-like isoform X1, coding for MLRRAVAAEARRRQRISVAPERFAHDHAQPQAQSAGPKRRGLEPWWLPLYRRISKVSDGKPPGIVAAEMDEWLQQRSRLSEQQILAYVRELTRFEKNEGALELLDWMEARGANLSPGHQAVRLKLVSKVHGIQAAEEYFWSLPDISKSVKTYSCLLNCYGNHGLAYKGLELYEKMKAKNIVPDKLVYNYLMKLYQKAGQPEKVLSTFEEMRESGISADKFAYFTLIESYITMNDLDAAEKVLEELQKVAPVHWSLYTLMANYYIKLELFGKAEVALKKVEQVMDKAELQSWTALLSLHARCGNSTEVKRIWESLKSTFKKCLNRSYLVMLQALRMIDDFESLQQIFQEWQSSHECYDVRIINIMIRAYLDKGMIDEAEAIRQSTMAQGRCDGGTVCIFAEFYLDKFDVNAAVDILGDAKNMVTAHKWVPSKELVSKFLKHYEELKDVAGVESFLECLNSLECLDAETYDAVMQTYVLAGRT
- the LOC109765542 gene encoding large ribosomal subunit protein mL101 (rPPR4)-like isoform X2, which produces MAPAEVPALGATDPRVRPRTNQLLDWMEARGANLSPGHQAVRLKLVSKVHGIQAAEEYFWSLPDISKSVKTYSCLLNCYGNHGLAYKGLELYEKMKAKNIVPDKLVYNYLMKLYQKAGQPEKVLSTFEEMRESGISADKFAYFTLIESYITMNDLDAAEKVLEELQKVAPVHWSLYTLMANYYIKLELFGKAEVALKKVEQVMDKAELQSWTALLSLHARCGNSTEVKRIWESLKSTFKKCLNRSYLVMLQALRMIDDFESLQQIFQEWQSSHECYDVRIINIMIRAYLDKGMIDEAEAIRQSTMAQGRCDGGTVCIFAEFYLDKFDVNAAVDILGDAKNMVTAHKWVPSKELVSKFLKHYEELKDVAGVESFLECLNSLECLDAETYDAVMQTYVLAGRT